One Saccharopolyspora erythraea NRRL 2338 genomic region harbors:
- a CDS encoding DUF2188 domain-containing protein: MLIRHVTPHPDQGWQVTDSHGQCTAMYGSQQDCLARANVDLHRGGGGELVIHGRDGRVQDRRTIVPEPRRGHDR, translated from the coding sequence GTGCTCATCCGCCACGTGACACCTCACCCCGACCAGGGGTGGCAGGTCACCGACTCGCACGGCCAGTGCACAGCGATGTACGGCAGCCAGCAGGACTGCCTCGCCCGCGCCAACGTCGACCTGCACCGAGGCGGGGGTGGCGAGCTCGTCATCCACGGTCGGGACGGGCGGGTCCAGGATCGGCGCACCATCGTCCCCGAGCCCCGTCGCGGCCATGATCGATAG
- a CDS encoding TetR/AcrR family transcriptional regulator translates to MARTGRPREFERDAALQVALRLFWQHGYEATSLAQLREAMGISSASFYAAFGSKEALFDEVVRAYMASYGRVTEAVADDELPPREAIERILRASARMQTEPEHPTGCLMVLAGAAGSADHEGVRALLAERRSAVRRNVAACVRRAAETGELPADTDPPSMAATFTGFLWGVSVESRDGTPADCLDAAIDHLMQIWDAKAAAAA, encoded by the coding sequence ATGGCACGAACCGGCCGGCCGCGTGAATTCGAACGCGACGCCGCGCTGCAGGTCGCCCTGCGCCTGTTCTGGCAGCACGGGTACGAGGCGACCAGCCTCGCGCAGCTGCGGGAGGCGATGGGCATCTCCTCGGCCAGCTTCTACGCCGCTTTCGGTTCCAAGGAGGCACTGTTCGACGAGGTCGTCCGTGCCTACATGGCCTCCTACGGCCGTGTCACCGAGGCCGTCGCCGACGACGAGCTCCCGCCGCGGGAGGCCATCGAGCGGATCCTGCGCGCCTCCGCGCGGATGCAAACCGAACCCGAGCACCCCACTGGCTGCCTCATGGTGCTCGCCGGGGCGGCCGGGTCAGCCGATCACGAAGGTGTCCGCGCGCTTCTGGCCGAGCGCCGCTCCGCGGTTCGACGCAACGTGGCGGCCTGCGTGCGCCGCGCCGCCGAGACCGGCGAACTCCCCGCCGACACCGACCCGCCGAGCATGGCCGCCACGTTCACCGGCTTCCTCTGGGGAGTCTCGGTGGAGAGCCGCGACGGCACCCCCGCGGACTGCCTCGACGCCGCGATCGACCACCTGATGCAGATCTGGGACGCGAAAGCCGCAGCAGCGGCGTAG
- a CDS encoding MFS transporter: MALTGFVIIMTETAPAGLLPQLASGLRISEALAGQLVSAYALGTVLAAVPAIRLTERISRKPLLLIGIGGFAAANAVTALAGGFAVALGARFVAGAFSGLLWGMIAYARAIVPPSRAGSGLAVAMVGTPIALSIGTPLGSLAGAMVGWRWTFAALSMIAVGLICWALVAVPNRPGRSTAERTPVLRVLGIRGVAPVLLVVFTWMLGHNILYTYIAPYLA, encoded by the coding sequence ATGGCGCTGACCGGGTTCGTGATCATCATGACCGAGACCGCCCCCGCCGGCCTCCTGCCGCAACTGGCATCCGGGCTCAGGATCAGCGAGGCCCTCGCCGGGCAGCTGGTCAGCGCCTACGCCCTGGGTACCGTGCTCGCGGCCGTCCCGGCGATCCGGCTCACCGAGCGGATCAGCCGCAAACCCCTGCTGCTGATCGGGATAGGCGGCTTCGCCGCGGCGAACGCGGTGACCGCGCTGGCCGGTGGCTTCGCCGTCGCGCTCGGCGCGCGGTTCGTCGCGGGGGCGTTCTCCGGCCTGCTCTGGGGGATGATCGCTTACGCCCGTGCGATCGTCCCGCCGTCGCGAGCCGGGAGCGGACTGGCGGTCGCCATGGTCGGTACACCGATCGCGCTGTCGATCGGCACGCCGCTGGGCAGCCTCGCCGGGGCGATGGTGGGCTGGCGCTGGACTTTCGCGGCGCTGTCGATGATCGCCGTGGGGCTCATCTGCTGGGCCCTCGTCGCCGTGCCGAACCGGCCCGGGCGCAGCACCGCCGAGCGGACCCCGGTGCTGCGGGTGCTGGGCATCCGCGGAGTCGCTCCGGTGCTGCTCGTCGTGTTCACCTGGATGCTCGGGCACAACATCCTCTACACCTACATCGCGCCCTACCTGGCGTAG
- a CDS encoding MFS transporter: protein MQVPGRVDLVLLLFGLAALAGIWFTGRIIDRALRRLVLAGLTVFGLAALSLGLGGATPPLFYLAIVLWGLAFGGAATQLQTASADAAGHEADLAQAMLTAVFNLAIFGGGALGAALLDTVGPAAFPWAVLALAAVASITALSARGHGFPPGPRPSTDR from the coding sequence GTGCAGGTGCCCGGCCGGGTCGACCTGGTGCTGCTGCTGTTCGGCCTGGCCGCACTCGCAGGGATCTGGTTCACGGGGCGCATCATCGACCGCGCGCTGCGCCGTCTCGTCCTCGCCGGGCTGACCGTGTTCGGTCTCGCCGCGCTGTCGCTCGGGCTGGGCGGCGCGACTCCGCCACTGTTCTACCTCGCGATCGTCCTGTGGGGACTGGCCTTCGGCGGTGCCGCCACCCAGCTCCAGACCGCCTCCGCCGACGCGGCCGGACACGAGGCCGACCTCGCGCAGGCGATGCTGACCGCCGTGTTCAACCTCGCCATCTTCGGCGGGGGCGCCCTCGGCGCGGCACTGCTGGACACCGTCGGCCCGGCCGCGTTCCCGTGGGCGGTGCTCGCCCTCGCCGCCGTCGCCTCGATCACCGCGCTGAGCGCCCGTGGGCACGGCTTCCCGCCAGGCCCACGACCCTCCACCGACCGATAG
- a CDS encoding alpha/beta fold hydrolase encodes MRTPTDTPTGFGSATGVPGLPEGFTDTFTSALVDVDGVRLHTVSGGDGPPLLLVGGWPQFWYQWRLVMPALAEHFTVIAVDPRGSGLSDKPDTGYDSTTSAAEFHRLMQILGHDRFSMIGHDIGMWTGYAMAADHPGPIERMVLVDAIVPGVSPSPPLLGDRRTSDFLWHFNFNRAHGVNEELVAGREDVYFGHQFRTKAAHPAAIAPEAVETYVRAMRLPGALKASFEYYRAIDDIMEQTRTRLRQKISTPVLAVAGDALGGENMADEVNALASEVTDVVVIENCGHYVPEEAPQALLDAALPFLLRRS; translated from the coding sequence ATGCGCACACCCACGGACACCCCGACCGGATTCGGCTCCGCGACCGGAGTCCCCGGCTTGCCCGAGGGATTCACCGACACGTTCACCAGCGCGCTCGTCGACGTCGACGGCGTCCGGCTGCACACCGTCAGCGGCGGCGACGGCCCGCCCCTGCTGCTGGTCGGCGGCTGGCCGCAGTTCTGGTACCAGTGGCGGCTGGTCATGCCGGCGCTCGCCGAGCACTTCACCGTGATCGCCGTCGATCCCCGCGGCAGCGGGCTGTCGGACAAGCCCGACACCGGGTACGACTCGACCACCTCCGCCGCGGAGTTCCACCGGCTGATGCAGATCCTCGGCCACGACCGCTTCTCGATGATCGGCCACGACATCGGCATGTGGACCGGCTACGCGATGGCCGCCGACCACCCGGGCCCGATCGAGCGGATGGTCCTGGTCGACGCGATCGTCCCGGGCGTCTCGCCGTCCCCGCCGCTGCTCGGGGACCGGCGCACCAGCGACTTCCTCTGGCACTTCAACTTCAACCGGGCCCACGGCGTCAACGAAGAGCTCGTCGCCGGGCGGGAGGACGTCTACTTCGGACACCAGTTCAGGACCAAGGCCGCGCATCCGGCCGCGATCGCCCCCGAAGCCGTCGAAACCTACGTGCGGGCGATGCGGCTGCCCGGAGCGCTCAAAGCGAGCTTCGAGTACTACCGGGCCATCGACGACATCATGGAACAGACCCGCACTCGACTGCGGCAGAAGATCAGCACACCGGTGCTCGCCGTGGCCGGCGACGCCCTCGGCGGCGAGAACATGGCCGACGAGGTGAACGCCCTCGCCTCCGAGGTCACCGACGTCGTCGTGATCGAGAACTGCGGGCACTACGTCCCCGAGGAGGCACCACAGGCCCTCCTCGACGCCGCCCTGCCGTTCCTGCTCCGGCGGAGCTGA
- a CDS encoding helix-turn-helix transcriptional regulator yields MAGQFSYESPNAFMSPVASASVLERAEQLVHLLRDLVRCDAVMLTASNPFAPTPQHELLAADGYSDAALRRLLDDFVPDTENPAFHLVRNRVRSALRWSDLARDWNIRFAVTSIAEQHLIPAGFHEGLTSSLSLPDGSHVGAVHMNWSTSRAATDDRRRTVEQFRPLLAGTSDLLQPYRVLADEVYGDAHVALIGAGLEQRIPGRDVGPILRSEGPLWPLLLTSVPHRDGRYIWIDEAGTFHRIDLTRCAGATVLVAERETPAPYDLTVRELQIVTLLAVGASNPEIADALVVSRRTVSTHVEHILAKLAVASRAEVAALAAREGLRFIQRSAHSSL; encoded by the coding sequence GTGGCCGGGCAGTTCTCGTACGAAAGCCCCAACGCTTTCATGTCACCAGTCGCGTCTGCCAGCGTGCTTGAGCGAGCCGAGCAACTCGTCCACCTGCTTCGCGACCTCGTGAGATGCGACGCGGTGATGTTGACGGCTTCGAATCCGTTCGCACCGACTCCGCAGCACGAGCTGCTCGCCGCCGACGGCTACTCGGACGCGGCACTCAGGCGGCTTCTGGACGACTTCGTTCCGGACACGGAGAATCCGGCTTTCCACCTCGTTCGCAACAGGGTCCGTTCGGCGCTCCGCTGGTCGGATCTGGCGCGTGATTGGAACATCCGGTTCGCCGTGACGTCCATCGCTGAGCAGCACCTGATTCCCGCCGGGTTCCATGAAGGTCTCACGTCTTCTTTGTCGTTGCCCGACGGTTCTCATGTCGGCGCCGTTCACATGAACTGGAGCACGTCCCGTGCGGCCACGGACGACAGGCGACGAACCGTTGAGCAATTTCGCCCACTACTTGCCGGAACCAGCGATCTCTTGCAGCCTTACCGCGTTCTCGCGGACGAGGTGTACGGCGACGCGCACGTCGCATTGATCGGGGCCGGTCTCGAGCAACGCATTCCCGGCCGGGACGTCGGTCCGATTCTCCGCTCGGAGGGACCGTTGTGGCCACTGCTTCTGACGTCGGTTCCGCACAGGGACGGCCGCTACATCTGGATCGACGAGGCCGGGACGTTCCATCGAATCGATCTGACCCGGTGCGCGGGAGCAACGGTGCTCGTGGCCGAGCGTGAGACGCCTGCGCCCTACGACCTCACCGTGCGAGAACTGCAGATCGTCACGCTCCTCGCTGTCGGCGCCAGCAACCCCGAGATCGCCGATGCTCTCGTCGTAAGCCGGCGCACGGTCTCGACCCATGTCGAGCACATCCTGGCGAAGCTCGCAGTGGCGTCCCGTGCGGAGGTAGCTGCGCTGGCCGCCCGGGAAGGTCTGCGCTTTATTCAACGCAGCGCTCATTCGTCGCTCTGA
- a CDS encoding alpha/beta fold hydrolase — protein MSNVEQTVEIPHLGGSTVGYTFGRPYDPALPTLVLINSYTTSAELFRPQFADTALGSAANLLAIEPYGHGRTRSTYQHFTYWDSAVANLQVLAALGIDGAFVLGTSQGGWVAARMALLAPDVVKGLIPLGTSMDFESPRSVDLGCWDGVGFNTPTIDALADPVGEDWVVPDEFVDGVFDTAIGGLPAEERAFWLTTYRANYAGDAGRHRLRVSTVNLRDRDGLHGRLDEVRCPVLWLHGTADQVYSVANAQEEIQMFTRSPEARLEVIEGGQHFLSASNPLEVGSAAIEFVKRWA, from the coding sequence ATGAGCAATGTCGAGCAAACCGTCGAGATCCCGCACCTGGGCGGTTCGACCGTCGGATACACCTTCGGCAGGCCGTACGACCCCGCACTCCCGACGCTGGTCCTGATCAACTCGTACACCACCTCGGCCGAGCTGTTCCGGCCGCAGTTCGCCGACACGGCGCTCGGGTCCGCGGCCAACCTGCTCGCCATCGAGCCCTACGGGCACGGCCGCACGAGGTCCACGTACCAGCACTTCACCTACTGGGACAGCGCGGTCGCGAACCTGCAGGTCCTCGCTGCCCTCGGGATCGACGGGGCCTTCGTGCTGGGGACCTCGCAGGGCGGCTGGGTGGCGGCGCGCATGGCGCTGCTCGCCCCGGATGTCGTGAAGGGCCTCATCCCGCTCGGCACGTCGATGGACTTCGAGAGCCCGCGCAGCGTTGACCTGGGCTGTTGGGACGGGGTCGGATTCAACACACCGACCATCGACGCCCTCGCAGACCCGGTCGGCGAGGACTGGGTCGTGCCGGACGAGTTCGTGGACGGCGTGTTCGACACAGCCATCGGCGGCCTTCCGGCCGAGGAACGCGCGTTCTGGCTCACCACTTACCGCGCGAACTACGCCGGTGACGCCGGACGCCACCGGCTGCGCGTCAGCACGGTGAACCTGCGGGACCGCGACGGGCTCCACGGCAGGCTCGACGAGGTGCGCTGCCCCGTCCTGTGGTTGCACGGCACCGCGGACCAGGTGTACTCCGTGGCGAACGCCCAGGAGGAAATCCAGATGTTCACCCGCTCCCCCGAGGCGCGTCTGGAAGTCATCGAGGGCGGGCAGCACTTCCTGAGCGCCTCGAACCCCCTGGAGGTCGGCTCCGCGGCGATCGAGTTCGTCAAGCGCTGGGCCTGA
- a CDS encoding substrate-binding and vWA domain-containing protein, whose translation MMRLGDRAGLRRRAGRRRLSAVVLLAVLGLVAACATPLPPPHTTLRVLASSELADMGPLLDDLRRETGIELVMEHRGTIDATNALNPGDYRHDIAWLSTDRYFELKLKQIGFTGERPISSRFMFSPLAIGVKPAVAELLRATTTDQHLSWADLADLSAMGMVRFGMADPKHASSALSALIGVATAAAGTGGALREEDISCDRLRGFFAGRTLTGDTSRRLADSYAANQDDADALINYESVLLSLNASGKLREPLEILYPRDGIVLADYPMLLLDPAKRDSYEAVVNWFKSEQGQRKIMERTLRRPLDSQVPRDPRFGEFSTNTLYFPERKETIDRLAAEYSRPQSRDPSHVIFVLDFSASMSGPRIAALRSAFAGFSGADPSAVGKFVRFYKGEMVTIMRFGGHVLDERDFTITGQADLKAVQDYIAADRFDQTTGVWSALEAAYAKAAAATRDHPEQPVTIMLMTDGENNAGISLQDFLRNHQARDPAAKAVHTYTVRFGEANPGELDQAARATGGRMVDANATSLSEAFKEIRGCR comes from the coding sequence ATGATGCGGCTGGGCGATCGCGCGGGCTTGCGGCGTCGCGCCGGGCGTCGAAGGCTTTCCGCCGTTGTCCTGCTCGCCGTCCTCGGCCTGGTCGCCGCGTGCGCGACGCCCTTGCCGCCGCCGCACACGACCCTGCGGGTGCTCGCCTCGTCCGAACTCGCCGACATGGGCCCGCTACTGGACGACCTGCGCCGCGAAACCGGCATCGAGCTCGTCATGGAGCACCGGGGGACCATCGACGCCACCAACGCGCTCAACCCCGGCGACTACCGGCACGACATCGCCTGGCTGTCCACGGACCGCTACTTCGAGCTGAAGCTCAAGCAGATCGGGTTCACCGGAGAACGGCCGATCAGCAGCAGGTTCATGTTCTCGCCACTGGCGATCGGCGTGAAACCGGCGGTCGCCGAGCTGCTCAGAGCCACCACGACCGACCAGCACCTCTCCTGGGCGGACCTGGCCGACCTGTCGGCCATGGGAATGGTCCGCTTCGGGATGGCGGACCCGAAGCACGCGAGCAGCGCGCTCTCCGCGCTGATCGGAGTCGCAACGGCGGCAGCGGGAACCGGCGGCGCCCTGCGCGAGGAGGACATCAGCTGCGACCGGCTCCGCGGCTTCTTCGCCGGGCGCACCCTCACCGGGGACACCTCGCGCCGGCTCGCCGACTCCTACGCCGCCAACCAGGACGACGCCGACGCCCTGATCAACTACGAGTCGGTGCTGCTTTCCCTCAACGCCAGCGGAAAGCTGCGCGAGCCGCTGGAGATCCTCTACCCGCGCGACGGCATCGTCCTCGCCGACTACCCGATGCTGCTGCTCGATCCGGCGAAGCGGGACAGCTACGAGGCGGTCGTGAACTGGTTCAAGTCCGAGCAGGGCCAGCGCAAGATCATGGAACGGACGCTGCGCCGCCCGCTGGACAGCCAGGTTCCGCGCGACCCCCGGTTCGGCGAGTTCAGCACGAACACCCTGTACTTCCCGGAGCGCAAGGAAACGATCGATCGGCTCGCCGCCGAGTACTCCCGACCGCAGTCGCGCGATCCGTCGCACGTGATATTCGTGCTCGACTTCTCGGCGTCGATGAGCGGGCCGCGAATAGCCGCCCTGCGATCGGCGTTCGCCGGTTTCAGCGGTGCCGACCCGTCCGCGGTGGGCAAGTTCGTGCGCTTCTACAAGGGCGAGATGGTCACCATCATGCGGTTCGGCGGCCACGTGCTCGACGAGCGGGACTTCACCATCACCGGACAAGCCGACCTCAAGGCCGTCCAGGACTACATCGCCGCCGACCGCTTCGACCAGACCACCGGCGTGTGGTCGGCACTGGAGGCCGCCTACGCCAAGGCCGCGGCCGCGACCCGGGACCACCCCGAACAGCCCGTCACGATCATGCTGATGACCGACGGCGAGAACAACGCCGGCATCTCCCTGCAGGACTTCCTGCGCAACCACCAGGCACGGGACCCCGCGGCGAAGGCCGTGCACACCTACACCGTCCGCTTCGGCGAGGCCAATCCGGGCGAGCTCGACCAGGCGGCGAGAGCCACCGGCGGCCGCATGGTCGACGCCAACGCGACATCACTTTCCGAGGCGTTCAAGGAGATCCGTGGCTGCCGATAA
- a CDS encoding phosphotransferase yields the protein MAPARSRLSWVDLPRTVRRQAEGKWSARVVSEQRCSGGYTAGIASRLRLDDGRRVFVKAIPDSDCMAAHYQTEAEVCAVLPDRAAPRLWWSLDVDRWLLLAFDDIRGREPDLSPGSRDVPAVLEALRNLSEVLTPCPWPAAATASEELAGEFRAWNELTATPREGISEWARQHATALAGIERLFLEHTEGDTLLHTDLRADNMLIDDAGEVRVIDWSWVVRGAGWLDLAFLVPQLILAGHTPRAAEKTLSCLPAWQQAPADALTSFAAAVTGVWERGRLAEGPDHLLAYRQRAVQAGAAWLEHRLRS from the coding sequence ATGGCACCCGCCAGGTCACGGCTCAGCTGGGTTGACCTTCCGCGGACTGTTCGTCGCCAAGCGGAAGGCAAGTGGTCCGCCCGTGTGGTGTCCGAACAGAGATGCTCAGGCGGGTACACCGCCGGGATTGCTTCACGTTTGAGGCTCGACGATGGCCGACGGGTCTTTGTCAAAGCCATCCCTGACAGCGACTGCATGGCAGCGCACTATCAGACCGAGGCCGAGGTCTGTGCGGTGCTGCCGGATCGGGCAGCGCCGCGCTTGTGGTGGTCACTGGACGTCGACAGGTGGCTGCTACTGGCCTTCGACGACATCAGGGGACGCGAACCGGACTTGTCGCCAGGGTCACGAGACGTGCCTGCCGTACTCGAGGCGCTGCGAAACCTATCGGAAGTACTCACACCTTGCCCCTGGCCCGCAGCTGCTACTGCCTCGGAGGAGTTGGCTGGAGAGTTCCGCGCCTGGAACGAGCTGACCGCGACACCTCGGGAGGGGATCTCGGAATGGGCCCGTCAGCATGCCACCGCACTGGCCGGGATCGAGCGGCTGTTCCTCGAGCACACCGAGGGCGACACGTTGCTGCACACCGACCTCCGCGCCGACAACATGCTCATCGATGACGCCGGAGAGGTCCGCGTGATCGATTGGTCGTGGGTTGTGCGTGGTGCCGGATGGCTGGACCTGGCGTTTCTGGTGCCGCAACTGATCCTGGCCGGACACACGCCCCGGGCCGCGGAGAAGACGCTGTCCTGCCTGCCTGCGTGGCAGCAGGCACCGGCGGATGCGCTCACGTCGTTCGCCGCGGCGGTTACGGGGGTGTGGGAGCGGGGCCGCCTGGCCGAAGGCCCTGATCACCTGCTGGCGTATCGGCAGCGCGCGGTGCAGGCTGGGGCAGCGTGGCTTGAGCACCGACTACGATCGTAG
- a CDS encoding SDR family NAD(P)-dependent oxidoreductase: MLFTLGILAAKNREETSGRIERDMAVSYLSRFAVLQGLSSRLGAARPDDAPQPRVFVMGSPGTGIRGNPEDLNAEGPYRAVPVYMNTVAANEALVLAGTDRLPGPAYFGLNPGLIKTDIRSNYLGEGSIAHRLAEALIGITGQSPQTYAKRILPLLFAPGLEGRTGVMFNNKAQPILPSRGFDKAHADRFMTASEALLRRALR; encoded by the coding sequence GTGCTGTTCACCCTCGGCATCTTGGCGGCCAAGAACCGGGAAGAGACCAGCGGACGCATCGAGCGGGACATGGCGGTCAGCTACCTGAGCCGATTCGCCGTCCTGCAGGGTCTCAGTTCCAGGCTCGGGGCAGCACGCCCGGACGATGCGCCGCAGCCACGCGTGTTCGTCATGGGCTCTCCCGGAACCGGAATCCGCGGCAACCCCGAGGACCTCAACGCCGAGGGGCCATACCGGGCGGTGCCCGTGTACATGAACACCGTCGCCGCCAACGAGGCCCTCGTGCTCGCGGGCACCGACCGGCTGCCGGGTCCGGCGTACTTCGGCTTGAACCCAGGCCTGATCAAGACCGACATCCGTTCGAACTACCTGGGCGAGGGCAGCATCGCGCACCGACTGGCCGAAGCTCTCATCGGAATCACGGGCCAGTCGCCGCAGACATACGCCAAGCGGATCCTGCCGCTGCTGTTCGCTCCGGGTCTGGAGGGACGCACCGGCGTCATGTTCAACAACAAGGCCCAGCCGATCCTGCCGTCCCGCGGATTCGACAAGGCTCACGCCGACCGCTTCATGACAGCCTCGGAGGCTCTCCTGCGACGAGCACTCCGCTGA
- a CDS encoding ABC transporter substrate-binding protein: MLDLRDLTDEAVRRWGPQLELCRKSTFNPTTGRFFAYSPGWAPDPGNYRRSLWEQVGMPQGPSNWEELLMGADEIKRRTGTQFGLGLSQEIDSNMVLRALMWSYGASEQDAQQQVVLNTPETVAAVEYMGRLYQQAMTPEVFSWNAASNNQGLVAGKLSYIVNSISAWRTAQGANPPVFDDTFFVPALRGPRNALAAQHVMYNWVIPQYAPGADAAKEFLLHYTANFASATYHSQMYDLCAWPGLTPQLDGWLTADPFGARPPDKLNLGPERGATPRPGRFATTRRPG, translated from the coding sequence ATGCTCGACCTCCGCGACCTCACCGACGAGGCGGTGCGGCGCTGGGGCCCGCAACTGGAGCTGTGCCGCAAGTCGACGTTCAACCCGACCACCGGGAGGTTCTTCGCCTACTCGCCGGGCTGGGCACCCGATCCCGGGAACTACCGCCGGTCGCTGTGGGAGCAGGTCGGCATGCCGCAGGGGCCCTCCAACTGGGAGGAGTTGCTCATGGGCGCCGATGAGATCAAACGGCGCACCGGGACCCAGTTCGGTCTCGGCCTGTCCCAGGAAATCGACTCCAACATGGTCCTGCGCGCGCTGATGTGGTCCTACGGCGCATCGGAGCAGGACGCGCAGCAGCAGGTCGTCCTCAACACTCCCGAAACGGTCGCGGCCGTGGAATACATGGGCCGCCTCTACCAGCAGGCGATGACGCCCGAGGTGTTCTCGTGGAACGCGGCGAGCAACAACCAGGGACTGGTCGCGGGGAAGCTGTCCTACATCGTCAACTCGATCTCGGCGTGGCGCACCGCCCAGGGAGCGAACCCACCGGTGTTCGACGACACCTTCTTCGTGCCCGCGCTGCGGGGTCCGAGAAACGCGCTCGCCGCGCAGCACGTCATGTACAACTGGGTGATCCCGCAGTACGCGCCCGGCGCCGACGCGGCGAAGGAGTTCCTCCTGCACTACACCGCGAACTTCGCGTCCGCGACGTACCACTCGCAGATGTACGACCTGTGCGCGTGGCCCGGGCTGACACCGCAACTGGACGGCTGGCTGACGGCCGACCCCTTCGGCGCGCGGCCGCCGGACAAGCTCAACCTTGGACCGGAGCGTGGCGCCACACCCCGCCCCGGTCGTTTCGCGACAACCCGCAGGCCCGGCTGA
- a CDS encoding IS5 family transposase (programmed frameshift), with translation MIEELVPDQLWSRVQPLLPARPPRRSRYPGRLPVDDRAALAGIVFVLKTGITWRELPHEVAGCSGVTCWRRLRDWSEAGVFNAVHELLLDQLRALDRLDLNTVVVDGSHVRALKRGAATGPSPVDRARTGTKHHVITDAGGIPLAVTVTGGNRHDSTQLIPLVEALPTIRGKRGRPWQRPRWLYGDRAYDYEHHRKALRERGIIPRIARRNTGHGSGLGKVRWVVERTFAWLHQYKRLRTRYERRADIHLGLLRLGCVLICYRQLPTSF, from the exons GTGATCGAGGAGTTGGTGCCAGATCAGTTGTGGTCTCGGGTGCAGCCGTTGCTCCCGGCGCGTCCGCCTCGCCGGAGCCGGTACCCGGGCCGGTTGCCGGTCGACGATCGGGCCGCTCTGGCCGGGATCGTGTTCGTGCTCAAGACCGGGATCACCTGGCGGGAACTACCGCACGAGGTGGCGGGATGTTCCGGAGTGACGTGCTGGCGGCGGTTGCGGGACTGGAGCGAGGCCGGGGTGTTCAACGCGGTGCACGAGCTGCTGCTGGACCAGCTTCGGGCTTTGGATCGGCTCGACCTGAACACTGTGGTGGTCGACGGATCGCATGTGCGGGCGCTCA AAAGGGGGGCGGCGACGGGCCCCTCGCCCGTCGATCGGGCTCGCACCGGCACCAAACACCATGTGATCACCGACGCCGGCGGTATCCCACTGGCAGTGACGGTCACCGGCGGCAACCGCCACGACAGCACCCAACTCATCCCGCTGGTCGAGGCTCTGCCCACGATCCGTGGTAAGCGCGGTCGGCCTTGGCAACGGCCTCGCTGGCTCTATGGCGACCGCGCCTACGACTACGAACATCACCGGAAAGCCCTGCGCGAACGAGGAATCATTCCGCGTATCGCACGCCGCAACACCGGACACGGCTCCGGTCTCGGTAAGGTCCGCTGGGTCGTGGAACGCACGTTTGCCTGGCTGCACCAGTACAAACGCCTCCGCACCCGCTACGAACGCCGCGCCGACATCCACCTCGGGCTCCTCCGGCTCGGATGCGTCCTGATCTGCTACCGCCAACTACCAACCTCATTCTGA